The DNA sequence TCAAATATGTTCCACAACTTATTATATTCTATGAAGATGGGCTATATGGTTTCTTGCAATATACTGATAAACCTATAGGCGTAAAATTTAGAAAATGGTTACGAAATGAAGTGTTACCATCTATCAGAAAATATGGATTCTATGCTACGGATCAGTTTCTCGAGAATCCAGATTATGCTATAAAAGTTTTTCAAGAATTAAAGGAAGAACGATTAAAAAATAAAAGATTGGAAGAACATTTTCATAAGACAGAATCATTTGCTAGTTTTGGTAGAGCTATAGCTAGTTCTAGAGATGGTATTCTTATCGGAAATTATGCGAAGATTCTCAAAAATACAAATGTGAAAATTGGTCAAAACAGATTATTTAGATGGCTTAGATCAAATGGCTATCTAATAAAGAATGGAGCTAGAAAGAATACTCCTACTCAAAAGTCTATTGATTTGGATTTGTTAGTACTTGAAGAAATGACTATTCTCACTTCTAATGGTTCTACTGTGCAGTTGAAAACATTAGTTACGGGCAAAGGTCAAAAATACTTCTATGGGCTTTTAAAGAAGGATTTTGAAATTAAGGATAAACTGCTATTTGATTCTTTTGATTTGAGTGTTTTAAGGATTATAAAGAATAGACTTGTTGAATCTGGATTGACTCCAGATATGATGGATGATAGTACTGAATTTTTAGAACTTGTATTTTCTTATTCTCAGCTGATTCGTGAGATTAAGGCTGTGAAGCAGTTT is a window from the Flavobacteriales bacterium genome containing:
- a CDS encoding phage antirepressor KilAC domain-containing protein, translating into MNEMIINEFAGTNIHTFMWNGKPCWIANEILSVFDYADSSKTIQQCIQAEEFEINIEYDVLRGLELKNFKELVNKVTTSEVVTSLKYVPQLIIFYEDGLYGFLQYTDKPIGVKFRKWLRNEVLPSIRKYGFYATDQFLENPDYAIKVFQELKEERLKNKRLEEHFHKTESFASFGRAIASSRDGILIGNYAKILKNTNVKIGQNRLFRWLRSNGYLIKNGARKNTPTQKSIDLDLLVLEEMTILTSNGSTVQLKTLVTGKGQKYFYGLLKKDFEIKDKLLFDSFDLSVLRIIKNRLVESGLTPDMMDDSTEFLELVFSYSQLIREIKAVKQFWYDI